From Saprospiraceae bacterium, one genomic window encodes:
- the kynU gene encoding kynureninase encodes MNDSIPQFAELDAQDPLAGFREKFLIPVSNSTIGGTHKMLYFCGNSLGLQPVSTRDYIRQELDDWARFGVEGHLQAMRPWVSYHEILTEDMAAVVGAKPSEVVVMNTLSVNLHLMMVSFYRPKPGRSKILIEYSAFPSDRYAVESQIRFHGYDPEIDLIILQPENEDEYVNPAYIQQVIKQHGESIALILIGSVNYYTGQAYPIRKITEWGHAQGCVVGFDLAHGAGNLLLNLHEDGPDFAVWCSYKYLNSGPGSLAGCFVHERHSKAYDLPRFAGWWGHNKQRRFLMEPKLDLLPGAEGWQLSNPPILPMACIRASLDLFKEAGMPALRTKSLKLHKYLRDLMNSLDHPEIRLLTPEVEEEHGSQVSIQIKNANKEIYHQLSALHIIADWREPDVIRVAPVPLYNSFEDVHQLYSACKKVLKIQ; translated from the coding sequence ATGAATGATTCCATTCCGCAATTTGCAGAACTTGACGCCCAGGATCCACTGGCTGGATTCCGTGAAAAATTCTTGATTCCTGTTTCGAATTCCACCATCGGTGGAACCCATAAAATGCTATATTTCTGTGGTAATTCGCTTGGCTTGCAACCGGTATCAACCCGAGATTATATCCGCCAGGAGCTGGATGATTGGGCCCGTTTCGGAGTAGAAGGACATCTCCAGGCGATGAGGCCCTGGGTAAGCTACCACGAGATATTGACCGAAGACATGGCAGCAGTGGTTGGAGCAAAACCTTCTGAAGTCGTAGTGATGAATACGCTATCTGTCAATCTGCATCTGATGATGGTATCTTTTTACCGGCCCAAACCCGGCAGAAGCAAAATACTGATAGAATACAGCGCCTTTCCCTCTGACCGATATGCAGTGGAATCTCAAATCCGATTTCATGGATATGATCCGGAAATCGATTTAATCATCCTCCAACCGGAAAACGAAGACGAATATGTCAATCCAGCTTACATTCAACAAGTCATCAAGCAACATGGTGAAAGCATTGCTTTGATTTTGATCGGTTCGGTGAATTATTACACCGGTCAGGCCTATCCCATCCGAAAGATTACAGAATGGGGACATGCGCAAGGTTGTGTGGTTGGTTTTGATTTGGCGCATGGTGCAGGCAATTTATTGCTCAATCTCCACGAAGATGGTCCTGACTTTGCAGTATGGTGCAGCTATAAATACCTCAACAGCGGACCTGGAAGTCTGGCGGGCTGTTTTGTTCACGAAAGACATTCCAAAGCCTATGATTTACCGAGGTTTGCGGGCTGGTGGGGACACAATAAGCAGAGAAGATTTCTAATGGAGCCTAAGCTCGATCTTCTTCCCGGGGCAGAAGGCTGGCAATTGTCCAATCCTCCCATTCTCCCAATGGCCTGCATCAGGGCATCACTGGACCTTTTTAAAGAAGCAGGAATGCCGGCACTCAGGACCAAGTCTCTCAAACTTCACAAATACCTTAGAGATTTAATGAACAGTCTGGACCATCCGGAAATTCGCTTACTGACACCCGAAGTGGAAGAAGAACACGGATCTCAAGTTTCGATTCAAATCAAAAATGCAAACAAAGAAATATACCATCAATTGTCAGCATTG
- a CDS encoding ABC transporter permease gives MTKSIMTLVVLSFLGLWVIDQIPGTAEDLGIEENPELMVKKENQFPLFYFSVLKEREVGKSLDWIDFVPQFSWNAGNNQYHQILTKPSYSQKDGIPVSKKMMQALSWTFALQVPAVILIFLLSWFLAVWVIQRHSEKWTKSVIGILTLLHAVPVFWFGSLLILFFANPDFLNWFPSMYLGDASMGGFSAWMQQPSCFILPLITLVLPSLAILFLLSHGGLNAALQQRFWMRAYSFGIPFKEGLKHEIYPHALIPILGWIAAAIPFLMAGSLVVESIFSIPGVGRLMYQSVAGRDWTVAYWIFMVSAIFTLAGMLIADLIQWYLDPRTRKG, from the coding sequence TTGACAAAATCTATCATGACCTTGGTGGTTTTATCTTTTTTGGGATTGTGGGTCATTGATCAAATTCCCGGGACTGCTGAAGATTTGGGAATAGAAGAAAATCCGGAACTCATGGTCAAAAAAGAAAATCAATTCCCGCTTTTTTATTTTAGTGTTTTAAAAGAAAGAGAAGTGGGAAAAAGCTTGGATTGGATCGATTTTGTTCCACAATTTTCATGGAATGCCGGCAACAATCAATACCACCAGATCTTAACCAAACCATCTTATTCACAAAAAGATGGGATTCCTGTTTCTAAAAAAATGATGCAAGCCCTGTCCTGGACTTTTGCATTGCAGGTGCCGGCGGTCATTTTGATTTTTTTATTGTCCTGGTTTTTGGCAGTGTGGGTGATCCAACGCCATTCAGAAAAATGGACGAAGTCAGTAATAGGAATACTCACTTTACTGCATGCGGTGCCTGTTTTTTGGTTTGGAAGTTTGTTGATTTTGTTTTTTGCAAATCCAGATTTTCTAAATTGGTTTCCATCGATGTATTTGGGTGACGCCAGTATGGGAGGATTTTCTGCGTGGATGCAGCAGCCATCTTGTTTTATTTTACCTTTAATCACTTTGGTATTGCCTTCATTGGCCATTTTATTTTTATTGAGTCACGGAGGATTAAATGCTGCATTGCAGCAAAGATTTTGGATGAGGGCCTACTCGTTTGGCATTCCATTTAAAGAAGGTTTAAAACATGAAATTTACCCACATGCGCTCATACCAATTCTTGGCTGGATCGCTGCAGCGATTCCTTTTTTAATGGCAGGATCTTTGGTGGTAGAGTCCATTTTCAGCATTCCGGGTGTGGGTAGGTTAATGTACCAATCGGTGGCTGGGAGAGATTGGACCGTAGCCTATTGGATATTTATGGTATCGGCCATTTTTACATTAGCGGGTATGCTGATCGCTGATCTCATTCAATGGTATTTGGATCCAAGGACGAGAAAAGGATAA
- a CDS encoding TIGR01777 family protein — protein sequence MMEVQRSKILITGGTGLIGQSLKNSLIEQKNEVNILSRQSADALKSRYAWDPKNHRMDAAALLDTDVIVNLAGSSIAGGLWTRPKKKQILQSRLDAIRTLSEGLRQSNHRPRLIIQASAIGIYGHRPGEYLDENSSLGIHGFLTETVKIWEKESEVLSSLTEHLVHIRIGLVFGKSGGIWPLMTMSSKMGFLSWFGSGEQFYSWIHLDDVVKSISFIIQQKTPAVVYNLTAPNAVSQKTILQIAAKKFPNVFLSFGIPDFLMRLVPFGMSELVMTDAKIYPGNLLLQNYPFVHSEINDCIQCLLQK from the coding sequence ATGATGGAAGTACAAAGATCTAAAATTCTGATCACAGGAGGCACTGGTCTTATTGGCCAATCCTTAAAAAACAGCTTGATTGAACAAAAAAATGAAGTGAACATCCTCAGCCGCCAATCTGCTGATGCTCTTAAATCAAGATATGCATGGGATCCAAAAAACCACCGCATGGATGCTGCTGCCTTACTTGATACGGATGTCATTGTCAATTTGGCTGGATCATCGATTGCAGGTGGCTTGTGGACCCGTCCTAAGAAAAAACAAATCTTGCAATCAAGATTAGATGCGATCAGAACCTTATCCGAAGGGCTCAGACAATCCAACCACCGCCCGCGTCTGATCATCCAGGCAAGTGCCATTGGTATTTATGGACACCGACCCGGTGAATACTTGGATGAAAATTCAAGCCTTGGCATTCATGGATTTCTCACAGAGACTGTAAAAATCTGGGAAAAAGAATCTGAAGTACTTAGCTCACTGACTGAGCATTTGGTTCATATCCGCATTGGTCTGGTCTTTGGTAAATCCGGAGGAATCTGGCCTTTGATGACCATGAGTTCCAAAATGGGTTTTCTATCCTGGTTTGGCAGCGGCGAACAGTTTTATTCCTGGATTCACTTGGATGATGTGGTCAAATCGATCAGTTTCATCATTCAGCAAAAAACACCAGCGGTTGTGTACAACTTGACTGCTCCCAATGCAGTCTCTCAAAAAACAATTCTACAAATAGCCGCTAAAAAATTTCCGAACGTATTTTTATCCTTCGGAATACCGGATTTTTTAATGCGGCTTGTGCCCTTTGGTATGTCAGAACTTGTAATGACTGATGCCAAAATTTATCCAGGCAATCTGCTACTTCAAAATTATCCATTTGTACATTCGGAGATCAATGATTGTATTCAATGTCTTCTTCAAAAATAA
- a CDS encoding DUF3467 domain-containing protein: protein MAEPAKNPNEINIELNEETAEGVYSNLAIISHSHSEFVLDFIRLMPNVPKAKVKSRIILTPQHARRLMKALGDNVHKYEQQFGPIQDPEPPQMPPMSFNTPTAQA, encoded by the coding sequence ATGGCAGAACCAGCTAAGAATCCCAATGAAATCAACATCGAATTAAATGAAGAAACCGCCGAAGGGGTGTATTCCAATCTGGCTATCATATCTCACTCTCATTCAGAATTTGTTTTGGATTTTATCAGACTCATGCCCAACGTGCCAAAGGCCAAAGTCAAGTCAAGAATTATTCTCACTCCTCAACACGCCAGAAGGTTGATGAAAGCATTGGGAGATAATGTCCACAAATACGAACAACAATTTGGTCCAATCCAAGATCCGGAGCCGCCACAAATGCCTCCAATGTCTTTTAATACTCCTACCGCTCAGGCTTGA
- a CDS encoding S9 family peptidase, with protein MKSILHFILLLSLGFQISAQPSMLTAETLWKLGRVNLEDVSEDGSMTVFSITNFDLQSNKSNTNLYTMRTDGSAPPVKITNLEGHENNARFFDGGKKIMFLYNGVPYTCNADGSDQNKWADFEMNGFLISPKSDVLVFIQDVKYRTSTKEIHPDLPLANARIYDDLMYRHWKSWDDLHDNNVFYVKMQDGKMDGKPLNIVNEAFQAPVDPMDGIEQVSISPDSRYIAYSCKKLKGVEYAVSTNTDIFVYDVQTRSTKNVSLNNKGYDKTPVFSPDGKYLMWNSMLTPGYEADKNQLVLYDLSNSTAKMLGTQYDNDAEHASFAPDGKSVFFISAKDGCQQIFIQDLSTLQIRQITTGIHDYTSLVPTSKGIVSTRVSMTQPAELYFVNVNGATRQMTHVNSELWSSVKKPEVRQKWVNTTDGKKMLVWTILPPDFDPSKKYPTLLYCQGGPQSTVSQFFSYRWNFSLMANQGYIIVAPCRRGMPGFGQEWNLAISKDWGGQCMKDYLSAIDDASKERFVDKEKLGAIGASFGGYSVFYLAGIHQKRFKCFLSHCGVFNLESMYGTTEEMWFVNFDLGGPYWDKTHKKQYEKFSPHKFVENWDTPMMVIHGEKDFRVPMSEGMQAFQVARLKGLPARLLLFPEEGHWIQSPQNGVLWQREFFSWLDKWLK; from the coding sequence ATGAAATCCATATTACATTTTATTTTATTGCTCAGCCTTGGCTTTCAAATTTCCGCACAGCCATCTATGCTCACCGCTGAAACTCTTTGGAAACTCGGAAGAGTAAATTTGGAAGATGTCTCAGAAGATGGGTCGATGACTGTTTTTTCGATAACAAATTTTGATCTTCAATCCAACAAATCCAATACGAACCTTTATACCATGAGGACGGATGGAAGTGCTCCACCGGTTAAAATCACCAATCTGGAAGGTCATGAAAATAACGCCAGATTTTTTGATGGAGGTAAAAAAATCATGTTCTTATACAATGGAGTACCTTATACCTGCAATGCGGATGGATCGGATCAAAACAAATGGGCCGATTTTGAAATGAATGGTTTTCTGATATCACCCAAAAGTGATGTCTTGGTCTTTATTCAGGACGTCAAATACAGAACATCTACGAAAGAAATCCATCCTGATCTTCCTTTGGCCAATGCAAGAATATATGATGACCTTATGTACCGGCATTGGAAATCATGGGATGATCTGCACGACAACAATGTATTTTACGTAAAAATGCAGGATGGAAAAATGGATGGCAAGCCCCTCAACATTGTCAATGAAGCTTTTCAGGCACCAGTAGATCCAATGGATGGAATTGAACAAGTAAGCATTAGTCCTGATAGCAGATACATTGCCTACAGTTGTAAGAAACTGAAAGGTGTTGAATACGCCGTTAGCACAAATACGGATATTTTTGTGTACGATGTCCAAACACGTTCCACCAAAAATGTAAGTCTGAACAACAAGGGATATGACAAAACTCCTGTCTTCTCTCCTGATGGTAAATATCTGATGTGGAACTCAATGTTGACTCCTGGATACGAAGCAGACAAAAACCAGCTCGTGTTGTACGATTTATCCAATTCGACTGCAAAAATGCTGGGAACCCAATATGACAATGATGCGGAACACGCTTCATTTGCCCCGGATGGTAAAAGTGTATTTTTCATATCTGCCAAAGATGGCTGTCAGCAAATTTTTATTCAGGATCTTTCGACCTTACAAATACGACAAATTACAACAGGTATTCACGATTATACTTCTTTGGTTCCCACATCCAAAGGAATTGTAAGCACAAGAGTCTCTATGACACAGCCTGCTGAATTGTATTTTGTGAATGTCAACGGCGCAACGCGTCAAATGACCCATGTGAATTCCGAACTGTGGTCGTCTGTTAAAAAACCAGAAGTTCGACAAAAATGGGTGAATACCACCGATGGTAAAAAAATGCTGGTATGGACCATTTTGCCACCTGATTTTGACCCCTCCAAAAAATACCCCACCTTGCTTTATTGTCAGGGCGGCCCCCAATCAACCGTCAGTCAGTTTTTCAGTTATCGCTGGAATTTTTCGCTGATGGCCAACCAGGGATACATCATTGTTGCACCCTGCAGAAGAGGAATGCCTGGTTTTGGACAAGAATGGAATCTTGCCATTTCCAAAGACTGGGGAGGACAATGCATGAAAGATTATCTGAGTGCCATCGATGATGCATCAAAAGAGCGTTTTGTGGACAAAGAAAAGCTAGGTGCCATTGGTGCAAGTTTTGGGGGATATTCGGTATTCTATCTGGCGGGTATTCACCAAAAAAGATTCAAATGCTTTTTGTCACATTGCGGCGTGTTTAATCTTGAATCCATGTATGGTACCACGGAAGAAATGTGGTTTGTCAATTTCGATTTAGGTGGACCTTATTGGGATAAGACCCATAAAAAGCAATACGAAAAATTTTCACCCCACAAATTTGTGGAAAACTGGGATACACCCATGATGGTGATCCACGGAGAAAAAGATTTCAGGGTGCCGATGAGCGAAGGCATGCAGGCATTTCAAGTGGCCAGGTTGAAGGGCCTACCTGCCAGATTGCTTTTGTTTCCTGAAGAGGGTCATTGGATTCAGTCACCGCAAAACGGGGTGCTTTGGCAGAGGGAATTTTTTAGCTGGTTGGACAAATGGCTTAAGTAA
- a CDS encoding phosphoheptose isomerase: MADDFVYTLDAQGHPRSPELAKGKRNYLIDIDGTICEDIPNEEPERMKDAKIYKGALEFVNRLYEEGHQVYFFTSRTEDLRKITEEWLNQHGFLYHGMVMGKPRGGNYHWLDNHMVTFHHYNGSFPEIESHDKKI; the protein is encoded by the coding sequence ATGGCAGATGATTTCGTTTATACTTTAGATGCACAGGGTCATCCGCGAAGTCCGGAACTGGCTAAAGGAAAAAGAAATTATCTGATCGACATCGATGGCACCATTTGCGAGGACATTCCGAATGAAGAACCTGAAAGAATGAAAGACGCAAAGATTTATAAAGGTGCACTGGAATTTGTCAACCGATTGTACGAGGAGGGCCATCAGGTTTATTTTTTCACCAGTCGAACGGAAGACCTGCGAAAAATTACCGAGGAGTGGTTGAATCAGCACGGCTTCTTATACCATGGTATGGTCATGGGAAAGCCAAGGGGTGGAAATTATCACTGGTTGGACAATCACATGGTTACCTTTCATCATTACAACGGTTCTTTTCCAGAGATCGAATCGCATGACAAGAAAATCTGA
- a CDS encoding ribonuclease H family protein, giving the protein MKKDKAKFYVVWEGEQPGIYTSWSECQRQIKGYPGAKYKSFESLKDAQEAYLNGPSTSNVSSKKTKTVSEKWQDHVPVGSIAVDAACEGNPGPVEYRGVDPYSGKVLFHQGPFNNGTNNIGEFLALVHALALLHQKKDNTTKIYSDSATAISWLKQKKAKTQLDFNSSNQVLYELVKRATLWLHQNSYQNQVIKWETQKWGEIPADFGRK; this is encoded by the coding sequence ATGAAAAAGGACAAAGCCAAATTTTATGTGGTGTGGGAAGGTGAACAACCGGGTATATATACAAGTTGGTCTGAATGTCAGCGGCAAATCAAAGGATATCCCGGAGCGAAATACAAATCATTTGAATCGTTGAAAGATGCTCAGGAAGCCTATCTAAATGGGCCTTCCACATCCAATGTTTCTTCCAAAAAAACCAAAACAGTATCAGAAAAATGGCAAGATCACGTACCCGTTGGCAGCATCGCAGTAGATGCAGCCTGCGAAGGCAATCCCGGTCCGGTGGAATATCGGGGTGTGGATCCCTATTCTGGTAAAGTACTCTTCCATCAGGGGCCATTTAACAATGGTACCAACAACATTGGCGAATTTTTAGCGCTGGTGCATGCCCTGGCATTGCTACATCAAAAAAAAGACAATACCACAAAAATATACAGCGACAGTGCAACTGCCATCAGTTGGCTAAAACAAAAAAAAGCAAAGACCCAGCTAGATTTTAATTCTTCCAATCAAGTCTTGTATGAACTGGTAAAAAGAGCGACCCTGTGGCTTCATCAAAACAGTTATCAGAATCAGGTCATCAAATGGGAAACACAAAAATGGGGAGAAATTCCTGCTGACTTTGGCAGAAAATAA
- a CDS encoding HAMP domain-containing protein, with protein MTNKVKHGFVSLAVKNATFYIFLILISSTLIGYLLYRITSDIVLSSSQQQLKHNIEILDLKISSYIDHIRKDILYLSRSPYLKDYIRDQSKNAEEKQNKLAKDYISFMSTKPDYAQLRVIGKTNNGQEILRTDRKGDTLHLIQKNQLQSKGEYSYFKEPLEYPEDSVYFSVIDLNKEFGKISKPEMSTLRAACPIYLEDTVFGIIIINANLNAFIRELKTFVPKEFKLYLINQDGYYLLHPDPEKEFGFEKSQKATALDDLGIEIKNNKPTSEIYTSELDDKHLFIYKKISYPRKSYSLILGLQSDRETILSYFYRWQGLIILVTLGIILMTILAALWWMRKQTQSLKSITSAVTSFKQDLRTENLPLQLNDEIGLLANSFKEMADTIKQNITNLAIAKEDAENANQLKEEFLQNMSHEIRNPLQTIIGMCRILNDNTPRPDQIPLIESLQYSSDHLLTLVNDVLDFSKLREGRIHLIQDRLYLSDFLKQIQKSYIYESRSKKIEFELQVENHLKELTLITDPVRLKQILHNLISNAFKFTRENGKIELSVKHLYSDSEMVKLQFEIKDNGIGIKPSQLERIRQRFIQIKDQRDPTINLDGAGLGLPIVIQLLKLFDTELEIESTPEVGSVFSFQLKMKKAETLDKSASFSITTQAEFHFGNVLLMDDDPLVLHLYEHVLGSYSESLRALTQPEQLSDLDQMDKFDLIITDFHFESTSAEKIAALIRQKLNKAGKLVCISGAQFDYPFAQSQKWFDAIWLKPIKPEKLLENLNSLYRKRPHASFQQIHSDYDDDSLKVSKVLEIMKNEWTKAIEHLENAIVANNRDEIQRVIHKMANVFRTLNLPDLEREIKDQLIPSDSDAPSINPQQNWVELKKILLGYRNQIHLHLAEIQKV; from the coding sequence ATGACAAATAAAGTAAAACATGGGTTCGTTTCTCTGGCAGTAAAAAACGCCACGTTTTACATTTTTCTGATCCTGATCAGCTCGACGCTGATTGGCTATTTATTGTATCGCATTACTTCAGACATCGTACTTTCGAGTTCACAGCAACAGCTGAAGCACAATATAGAAATCCTTGATCTGAAAATTAGTTCGTATATAGACCATATCAGAAAAGACATTTTGTATTTATCCAGGAGTCCTTACTTAAAAGATTACATTAGGGATCAATCGAAAAATGCCGAGGAAAAACAGAACAAACTGGCGAAGGATTATATTTCATTTATGTCCACCAAACCAGACTATGCCCAACTGAGGGTTATCGGCAAAACAAACAATGGTCAGGAGATTCTGCGCACAGACAGAAAAGGAGATACGCTTCACCTCATTCAAAAAAATCAATTGCAAAGCAAAGGAGAATACTCCTATTTTAAAGAACCACTGGAATATCCGGAAGATTCGGTTTACTTTTCAGTGATCGATTTAAACAAAGAATTTGGAAAGATCTCAAAACCAGAAATGAGCACCTTAAGAGCTGCTTGTCCCATTTATTTGGAGGATACGGTATTTGGAATCATCATCATCAACGCCAATCTAAATGCATTTATTCGCGAGCTAAAAACCTTCGTCCCAAAAGAATTCAAACTGTATCTGATCAATCAAGATGGCTACTACCTTTTGCATCCAGATCCTGAAAAAGAATTTGGATTCGAAAAATCACAAAAAGCCACGGCATTGGATGATCTGGGTATTGAAATTAAGAACAACAAACCGACTTCCGAAATTTATACGAGCGAACTCGATGACAAACATCTTTTCATCTATAAAAAAATCTCCTACCCTCGAAAATCATATTCACTCATTCTCGGCCTTCAATCTGACCGCGAAACCATTCTTAGTTATTTTTACCGGTGGCAGGGATTGATCATTCTGGTGACCCTTGGAATTATCCTGATGACCATTCTTGCAGCACTTTGGTGGATGAGAAAACAAACCCAAAGTCTGAAATCGATTACTAGTGCAGTGACAAGTTTTAAACAAGATTTGCGCACAGAGAATTTGCCATTGCAACTCAATGATGAAATCGGATTACTCGCCAATAGTTTTAAGGAAATGGCTGATACCATCAAACAAAATATCACCAATCTAGCAATCGCCAAAGAGGATGCCGAAAATGCCAATCAGCTGAAGGAAGAATTCCTGCAAAACATGAGTCATGAAATTCGAAATCCACTGCAAACCATCATTGGAATGTGCAGGATTCTAAATGACAATACACCCAGACCTGACCAGATTCCTTTGATTGAAAGTTTGCAGTACAGCTCAGATCACCTTTTGACCCTGGTCAACGATGTTTTGGATTTTTCCAAACTAAGAGAAGGGAGAATTCACTTGATACAGGATCGATTGTATCTTTCGGATTTTCTCAAACAAATTCAAAAATCCTATATCTACGAATCCAGATCCAAAAAAATTGAATTTGAGCTGCAGGTGGAAAATCATCTGAAAGAACTAACACTAATCACAGATCCTGTCAGATTGAAGCAAATTTTACACAACCTGATTTCAAATGCATTTAAATTTACAAGGGAAAATGGAAAAATTGAATTATCGGTAAAACATCTCTACTCGGATTCAGAAATGGTAAAGCTGCAATTTGAAATAAAGGACAATGGGATTGGAATCAAACCCTCTCAACTCGAACGCATCAGACAAAGATTTATCCAAATCAAAGACCAGAGGGATCCAACCATCAATCTGGATGGAGCAGGACTGGGCTTACCCATTGTGATTCAGCTTCTAAAATTATTTGACACCGAACTAGAAATTGAGTCAACTCCAGAAGTGGGTTCTGTTTTTTCATTCCAATTGAAAATGAAAAAGGCTGAAACCCTAGATAAAAGTGCTTCCTTCTCAATCACCACCCAAGCAGAATTTCATTTTGGCAATGTCTTGCTGATGGATGACGATCCTTTGGTTTTGCATTTATATGAACACGTCCTGGGATCTTATTCTGAATCCCTCCGTGCTTTGACCCAACCAGAGCAATTGTCCGATTTAGATCAAATGGACAAATTTGATTTGATCATCACCGATTTTCATTTTGAAAGTACATCTGCAGAGAAAATTGCGGCATTGATCAGGCAGAAATTGAATAAGGCTGGAAAACTTGTTTGCATCTCTGGTGCCCAGTTTGATTATCCATTTGCACAATCGCAAAAATGGTTTGATGCCATCTGGTTAAAGCCCATCAAACCAGAAAAATTGCTTGAAAATCTAAATTCTCTATACAGGAAAAGACCACACGCTTCATTTCAACAAATCCATTCTGATTATGATGATGATTCACTGAAAGTAAGCAAGGTGCTGGAAATAATGAAAAATGAATGGACAAAAGCCATCGAACATCTGGAAAATGCCATTGTGGCAAATAATCGGGATGAAATTCAACGCGTCATTCACAAAATGGCCAATGTATTCAGGACACTCAATCTTCCTGATCTTGAACGAGAAATTAAAGATCAATTAATTCCCTCGGATTCCGATGCCCCATCAATAAATCCACAACAAAACTGGGTGGAATTGAAAAAAATTCTTTTGGGTTACAGAAACCAGATCCACCTTCACTTGGCAGAAATTCAAAAGGTATAA